The following are from one region of the Thermincola ferriacetica genome:
- a CDS encoding complex I subunit 4 family protein has translation MDFPILTTILLAPIIGALINVFIPKEEAKTIKIVSAISTFISLALTVVIFVIYYKNHLGGGYQFTETIPWVPDLGVTYALGVDGLSLPLLLLTNLIGFTAVYSSWSIDNRPKEFFILLLILIAGVMGTFIARDLFIFFLFYEVVVIPIYIMVIIWGSQSKQKPVTKEYAGMKLTIYLLIGSAFLLAGLIWMYVTAADILGAPTFAIDQLAKANFSYEFQVVVFGMMAFGFTTLLSMFPFHSWSPDGYAGAPTAVSMIHAGVLKKIGGYGLIRIGLFVLPLGAKFWAPVIAILAVGNVVYAALICLAQKDMKYVVGYSSVSHMGFVLIGVASLNIIGLNGAVANMFAHGVMSALFFSMIGFLYGSTHTRYIPDLGGLAHQMPRAAVGFVMAAMASAGLPGLVSFVPEFTVFVGVFQVPEYRALAIIALTGVILGAVYVLRMVANVLFGPRKEEFDHLEDAKGPAMVPIVVLGAALVLFGVFPSLIMDMVNSGMAPIAAKLAEAVKIGGNF, from the coding sequence ATGGATTTCCCGATACTGACGACGATTTTACTGGCGCCAATAATCGGTGCCCTGATAAACGTTTTCATACCCAAGGAAGAAGCAAAAACCATTAAAATAGTTTCTGCTATTTCCACCTTCATTTCCCTTGCTCTGACCGTTGTGATTTTTGTAATCTATTACAAAAACCACCTCGGTGGCGGCTACCAGTTTACCGAAACAATTCCCTGGGTGCCTGATTTAGGTGTAACTTATGCTCTGGGGGTTGACGGTTTAAGTTTACCATTGCTGTTACTGACCAACCTGATTGGTTTTACGGCAGTTTACTCCTCATGGAGTATCGACAACAGGCCGAAAGAGTTCTTTATCCTGTTGCTTATCCTGATAGCCGGTGTAATGGGAACATTTATTGCCCGTGATCTGTTCATATTCTTCCTCTTCTATGAAGTAGTGGTTATTCCCATTTACATCATGGTTATCATCTGGGGTAGTCAGAGTAAGCAAAAACCGGTTACCAAGGAATATGCCGGTATGAAACTTACTATTTACCTGTTGATAGGTAGCGCTTTCCTGTTGGCCGGTCTGATTTGGATGTATGTTACCGCTGCTGACATACTGGGCGCTCCGACCTTTGCCATCGACCAATTGGCTAAGGCCAACTTCAGCTATGAATTCCAGGTAGTTGTGTTTGGTATGATGGCTTTTGGTTTCACCACGCTGTTGTCCATGTTTCCGTTCCATTCCTGGTCACCTGACGGTTACGCCGGCGCGCCGACTGCAGTCAGTATGATTCACGCCGGAGTATTGAAGAAAATCGGTGGCTACGGTTTAATCAGGATTGGCTTATTTGTTCTTCCACTCGGTGCCAAGTTCTGGGCTCCCGTGATTGCCATCCTTGCTGTAGGAAACGTAGTATACGCCGCGTTAATCTGTCTGGCTCAGAAAGATATGAAATACGTTGTCGGTTATTCATCGGTGAGCCACATGGGCTTCGTACTGATCGGGGTTGCTTCCCTGAATATTATCGGTCTCAACGGAGCAGTTGCGAACATGTTTGCGCATGGTGTAATGTCAGCTCTGTTCTTCTCTATGATCGGTTTCCTCTATGGAAGCACCCATACCAGGTATATTCCTGACTTGGGCGGTCTGGCCCACCAGATGCCGCGTGCAGCCGTAGGATTTGTAATGGCTGCTATGGCTTCCGCCGGTCTGCCGGGATTAGTTAGCTTCGTTCCTGAGTTCACGGTTTTCGTAGGAGTTTTCCAGGTGCCTGAATACAGGGCCTTGGCTATAATAGCTCTTACCGGGGTAATTTTGGGCGCTGTCTACGTGCTCAGAATGGTGGCCAATGTACTCTTCGGACCCAGGAAAGAAGAATTCGACCACCTGGAAGATGCCAAAGGTCCGGCCATGGTACCGATTGTTGTTCTTGGTGCCGCTCTGGTACTCTTCGGCGTATTCCCCTCCTTAATTATGGACATGGTTAACTCCGGCATGGCGCCGATAGCTGCCAAACTTGCTGAGGCCGTTAAGATAGGGGGGAACTTCTAA